A portion of the Pseudomonas koreensis genome contains these proteins:
- the leuA gene encoding 2-isopropylmalate synthase, with translation MSMLKDPSSKYRAFPVINLPDRTWPSKTIDAAPIWCSSDLRDGNQSLIEPMDAAKKLRFWKTLVQVGVKEIEASFPAASQTDFDFVRTLIEEGHIPDDTTIQVLTQGREDLIERTFESLRGAKKAIVHLYNATSPSFRRIVFNQDKDGIKAIAVNAAKLFVKYAALQPETEWTFEYSPETFSATELEFAKEVCDAVIEVWNPTPEHKMILNLPATVECATPNVYADQIEWFGRNINRRDSVIISLHTHNDRGTGVAATELGLMAGADRVEGCLFGNGERTGNVDLVTVALNMYTQGVDPELDFSDIDGVRKVVEECNQIQVHPRHPYVGDLVHTAFSGSHQDAIRKGFAQQKPDTLWEVPYLPIDPADIGRSYEAVIRVNSQSGKGGIAYLLEQEYGISLPRRMQIEFSQVVQRETDRLGLEMTAKQIHSLLISEYLQANTPYALVSHRLQEENGNSAVEVEVASKGQGETNLHWRGKGNGALEALVAGLPIPVEIMDYNEHAIGAGTNAKAAAYIELRVNGERAVHGVGIDENITTASFKALFSALNRSLSQPEAKAA, from the coding sequence ATGAGCATGCTCAAAGACCCGTCTTCGAAATACCGCGCATTTCCCGTCATCAACCTGCCGGATCGCACCTGGCCGTCGAAAACCATCGACGCCGCGCCGATCTGGTGCAGCTCCGACCTGCGTGACGGCAACCAGTCGCTGATCGAGCCAATGGACGCGGCAAAGAAGCTGCGCTTCTGGAAAACCCTCGTACAGGTAGGTGTGAAGGAAATCGAGGCGTCGTTCCCGGCCGCTTCGCAAACCGACTTCGATTTCGTGCGTACGCTGATCGAAGAAGGCCACATCCCGGACGACACCACCATTCAGGTGCTGACCCAGGGCCGTGAAGACCTGATCGAGCGCACCTTCGAATCCCTTCGCGGGGCGAAGAAAGCCATCGTCCACTTGTACAACGCCACCTCGCCTTCTTTCCGGCGCATCGTCTTCAACCAGGACAAGGACGGCATCAAGGCCATCGCGGTCAACGCGGCCAAGCTGTTCGTCAAATACGCCGCCCTGCAGCCGGAAACCGAGTGGACCTTTGAATACTCGCCGGAAACCTTCAGCGCCACCGAGCTGGAATTCGCCAAGGAAGTCTGTGACGCCGTGATCGAGGTGTGGAACCCGACGCCTGAGCACAAAATGATCCTCAACCTGCCGGCCACCGTTGAATGCGCGACGCCGAACGTTTACGCCGACCAGATCGAGTGGTTCGGCCGCAACATCAACCGTCGTGACAGCGTGATCATCAGCCTGCACACCCACAACGACCGTGGCACTGGTGTGGCCGCCACCGAGCTGGGCCTGATGGCCGGCGCCGATCGCGTCGAAGGCTGCCTGTTCGGCAACGGCGAGCGCACCGGTAACGTCGACCTCGTCACCGTCGCGTTGAACATGTACACCCAGGGCGTGGATCCTGAGCTGGACTTCTCCGACATTGACGGCGTGCGCAAGGTCGTCGAAGAGTGCAACCAGATCCAGGTGCACCCGCGTCATCCGTACGTTGGCGACCTGGTACACACCGCGTTCTCCGGCTCGCACCAGGACGCGATCCGCAAGGGCTTCGCCCAGCAGAAACCCGACACCCTGTGGGAAGTGCCATACCTGCCGATCGACCCGGCCGACATCGGCCGCAGCTACGAGGCGGTGATCCGCGTCAACAGCCAGTCGGGCAAGGGCGGTATCGCTTACCTGCTGGAACAGGAATACGGCATCAGCCTGCCACGGCGCATGCAGATCGAGTTCAGCCAGGTCGTGCAGCGTGAAACCGATCGCCTGGGCCTGGAGATGACCGCCAAGCAGATTCACTCGCTGCTGATCAGCGAATACCTGCAAGCCAACACCCCGTACGCGCTGGTCAGCCATCGCCTGCAGGAAGAAAACGGCAACAGCGCCGTCGAAGTCGAAGTGGCGAGCAAAGGTCAGGGCGAAACCAACCTGCACTGGCGCGGCAAGGGCAACGGCGCACTGGAAGCCCTGGTCGCCGGCCTTCCGATTCCGGTGGAAATCATGGACTACAACGAACACGCGATTGGTGCGGGCACCAATGCCAAAGCGGCGGCCTATATCGAATTGCGGGTGAACGGTGAACGTGCAGTGCACGGCGTGGGTATCGATGAAAACATCACCACGGCGAGTTTCAAGGCATTGTTCAGCGCGCTGAACCGCTCGCTGAGCCAGCCAGAGGCGAAAGCGGCGTAA
- a CDS encoding amidohydrolase: MRDLSTLPDLTLALIQTSLAWHDRQANLEHFELLLEQARGADLIILPEMFTTGFSMESETLAEAENGPTSKWLRAQAAKFDAVITGSVIIQAADGSHRNRLLWARPDGEVLHYDKRHLFRMAGEHNHYTPGERQVQFELKGWRIRPLICYDLRFPVWSRDAQDTDLLLYTANWPGARRLHWNRLLPARAIENLCYVAAVNRIGSDGKGFAYTGDSQVLDFQGETLLAAGEADGVFKVVLEAAPLAAYRERFPANLDADTFEFT; the protein is encoded by the coding sequence ATGCGTGATCTGAGTACATTGCCCGACCTGACTCTGGCGCTGATCCAGACCAGCCTGGCCTGGCACGACCGCCAGGCCAACCTTGAGCATTTCGAGCTGTTGCTGGAACAGGCCCGTGGCGCCGATCTGATTATCCTGCCGGAGATGTTCACCACCGGTTTTTCCATGGAATCGGAAACCCTCGCCGAAGCCGAAAACGGCCCGACCAGCAAATGGCTGCGGGCGCAGGCGGCCAAGTTCGATGCGGTCATCACTGGCAGCGTGATCATTCAGGCGGCTGACGGCAGCCATCGTAACCGCCTGCTGTGGGCGCGGCCGGACGGCGAAGTGCTGCATTACGACAAGCGCCACCTATTCCGGATGGCCGGCGAACACAACCATTACACCCCGGGCGAGCGTCAGGTGCAGTTCGAGCTCAAGGGCTGGCGGATTCGGCCGCTGATCTGCTACGACCTGCGGTTCCCGGTGTGGAGCCGCGACGCGCAGGACACCGATCTGCTGCTGTACACCGCGAACTGGCCGGGCGCACGGCGTCTGCACTGGAATCGGCTGTTGCCGGCGCGTGCGATTGAAAACCTCTGTTATGTGGCGGCGGTGAATCGGATTGGCAGCGATGGCAAGGGCTTCGCGTATACCGGCGACAGTCAGGTGCTGGATTTCCAGGGCGAAACCTTGCTGGCGGCGGGGGAGGCGGATGGCGTGTTCAAGGTGGTGCTGGAAGCTGCGCCGCTGGCTGCTTATCGCGAACGCTTCCCGGCAAATCTGGATGCCGACACTTTCGAGTTCACCTGA
- a CDS encoding pyridoxal phosphate-dependent aminotransferase: MITSKLPNVGITIFTQMSQLAAQTGAINLSQGFPDFDGPQSLRDAVGRHIASGHNQYSPMTGLPALREQIAAKIARSYGVNVDADHEVTVTPGATQAIFCAIQAVIHSGDEVIVFDPCYDSYAPATELAGGRCVHVQLKPDDFSIDFDQLAAALSPRTKMIVINTPHNPSGALISRDELDQLAALIRDRDIYLISDEVYEHLVFDGVPHVSVLAHEELYQRAFVVSSFGKTYHVTGWKTGYVVAPPALTAELRKVHQYVSFCGVTPLQYALADYMAEHPEHVEELPGFYQAKRDLFCDLLAPSRFSFTRVTGTYFQLVDYSQIRPDLNDVDMAMWMTREHGVASIPVSVFYQNPPQGQRLIRLCFAKREETLREAAAKLCVI; encoded by the coding sequence ATGATCACCAGCAAGCTGCCGAATGTCGGCATCACTATTTTCACGCAGATGTCTCAGCTCGCGGCGCAGACCGGCGCGATCAACCTGTCTCAGGGTTTCCCGGATTTCGACGGGCCGCAGTCGCTGCGTGATGCAGTCGGGCGGCATATCGCCAGCGGCCATAACCAGTATTCGCCGATGACCGGATTGCCGGCGTTGCGTGAGCAGATCGCGGCCAAGATCGCGCGCAGTTATGGCGTGAATGTCGATGCTGATCACGAGGTGACGGTAACGCCCGGCGCAACTCAGGCAATCTTCTGCGCGATTCAGGCCGTTATCCACAGCGGCGACGAAGTCATCGTGTTCGATCCGTGCTACGACAGCTATGCACCGGCCACGGAGCTGGCGGGCGGTCGTTGCGTGCATGTGCAGCTGAAACCGGACGATTTCTCCATCGATTTCGACCAGCTCGCAGCGGCCCTCAGTCCGCGGACGAAAATGATCGTCATCAACACCCCGCACAACCCCAGCGGTGCCTTGATCAGCCGCGACGAGCTCGATCAACTGGCGGCGTTGATCCGTGATCGTGACATCTATCTGATCAGCGACGAAGTCTACGAACACCTGGTGTTCGACGGCGTACCGCATGTCAGCGTGCTCGCCCATGAAGAGCTGTATCAGCGCGCGTTCGTGGTCAGCTCGTTCGGCAAGACTTATCACGTCACCGGCTGGAAAACCGGCTATGTCGTGGCCCCGCCGGCGCTGACGGCCGAATTGCGCAAGGTGCATCAGTACGTCAGTTTCTGTGGCGTCACGCCGCTGCAATACGCGCTGGCCGATTACATGGCCGAGCACCCGGAGCACGTTGAAGAGCTGCCGGGTTTCTATCAGGCCAAGCGCGATCTGTTCTGCGATCTGCTCGCGCCTTCGCGCTTCAGTTTTACCCGGGTCACCGGTACCTATTTCCAGCTGGTCGATTATTCGCAGATCCGCCCTGATCTGAATGATGTCGACATGGCCATGTGGATGACCCGCGAACACGGTGTCGCGAGCATTCCGGTGTCGGTGTTCTACCAGAATCCACCGCAAGGCCAGCGCCTGATACGTCTGTGCTTTGCCAAGCGCGAGGAGACGCTGCGTGAAGCAGCGGCGAAACTATGCGTGATCTGA
- the der gene encoding ribosome biogenesis GTPase Der, which yields MVPVIALVGRPNVGKSTLFNRLTRTRDAIVGDLSGLTRDRQYGEAKWQGRSYILIDTGGISGDEHGMDEKMAEQSLLAIEEADVVLFLVDAKAGFTAADQMIAEHLRKRNKRSHVVANKVDNIDPEMARAEFAPLGMGHAIPIAGAHGRGITQLLEAALSEFPRDDDEPAEGEEEEVVAEGEEAKRIPGPSEKDGIKIAIIGRPNVGKSTLVNRMLGEDRVIVYDQPGTTRDSIYIPFERNEEKYTLIDTAGVRKRGKIHEEVEKFSVVKTLQAIKDANVVIFVMDAREGVVDHDLNLLGFAIESGRALVIAINKWDGMTPSERDFVKVELQRRLFFVDYADIHFISALHGTGVGNLYASVQNSFKSAVTRWPTNRLTQILEDAVGEHAPPMVNNRRIKLRYAHLGGANPPIIVIHGNQIEKVPKSYVRYLENTYRRVLKLVGTPIRIEFKGGENPYEGNKNTLTDRQVNKKRRLMSHNKKASKKRRDKK from the coding sequence ATGGTTCCCGTAATCGCCCTGGTGGGCCGACCGAACGTCGGCAAGTCCACCTTGTTCAACCGCCTGACCAGGACTCGTGACGCCATCGTCGGCGACCTGTCCGGTCTGACCCGTGATCGCCAGTACGGTGAGGCCAAGTGGCAAGGGCGTTCCTACATTCTGATCGACACCGGCGGTATCTCCGGTGACGAACATGGTATGGACGAAAAAATGGCCGAGCAGTCGCTGCTGGCCATCGAAGAAGCCGATGTGGTGCTGTTTCTGGTAGATGCCAAGGCCGGTTTTACCGCTGCCGACCAGATGATCGCCGAGCATTTGCGCAAACGTAACAAGCGTTCCCACGTGGTGGCCAACAAGGTCGACAACATCGACCCGGAAATGGCCCGCGCCGAATTCGCCCCGCTGGGCATGGGCCACGCGATCCCGATCGCCGGTGCCCACGGCCGCGGCATCACGCAACTGCTGGAAGCCGCTCTGAGCGAATTCCCGCGCGATGACGACGAGCCGGCTGAAGGTGAAGAGGAAGAAGTCGTCGCCGAAGGCGAGGAAGCCAAGCGCATTCCTGGCCCGAGCGAGAAAGACGGGATCAAGATCGCCATCATCGGCCGTCCTAACGTCGGCAAGTCGACTCTGGTCAACCGCATGCTCGGTGAAGACCGCGTCATCGTGTATGACCAGCCGGGCACCACCCGCGACAGCATCTACATTCCGTTCGAGCGCAATGAAGAGAAGTACACGCTGATCGACACCGCCGGTGTGCGCAAGCGCGGCAAGATCCACGAAGAAGTCGAAAAGTTCTCCGTGGTCAAAACCCTGCAGGCGATCAAAGACGCCAACGTGGTGATCTTCGTCATGGACGCCCGCGAGGGTGTGGTCGATCACGACCTGAACCTGCTGGGCTTCGCGATCGAATCCGGTCGTGCGCTGGTCATCGCGATCAACAAGTGGGACGGCATGACGCCGAGCGAGCGCGACTTCGTCAAGGTCGAGCTGCAACGCCGGCTGTTCTTCGTCGACTACGCCGACATCCACTTCATCTCGGCGCTGCACGGTACTGGCGTGGGCAACCTCTACGCTTCGGTGCAGAACTCGTTCAAGTCCGCTGTTACCCGCTGGCCGACCAACCGCCTCACCCAGATTCTGGAAGATGCGGTGGGTGAGCACGCGCCACCGATGGTCAACAACCGCCGGATCAAGCTGCGTTACGCGCACCTGGGTGGCGCGAACCCGCCGATCATCGTGATCCACGGTAACCAGATCGAGAAAGTGCCGAAGTCGTACGTGCGCTATCTGGAAAACACTTACCGCCGTGTACTGAAGCTGGTCGGTACGCCGATCCGCATCGAGTTCAAGGGCGGCGAGAACCCGTACGAAGGCAACAAGAACACGCTGACCGACCGCCAGGTCAACAAGAAGCGTCGCTTGATGTCGCACAACAAGAAAGCCAGCAAGAAGCGCCGCGACAAGAAATAA
- the bamB gene encoding outer membrane protein assembly factor BamB: protein MRDVIRWKHAALLALALLAAGCSSNSKKELPPAELTDFKEEVVLHKQWSRSIGDGQGETYNMLVPAIDGDTIYAADVTGVVMALDRSNGDVKWDQDLELPVSGAVGVGYGLVLIGTLRGEVVALDTSNGEEKWRARVNSEVLAPPANNGDVVVVQTQDDRLIGLDAATGNQRWVYDSTPAVLTLRGTSAPLVTNRLAVAGLSTGKVVALDISNGVPVWEQRIAIPQGRSELERVVDIDGGLLLSGGTLYVASYQGRVAALDLESGRQLWQRDASSYAGIAQGFGSVYVSLSSGTVEGVDERSTTALWSNDSLARRQLSAPEVFSSYVAVGDLEGYLHLLSQVDGRFVGRERIDSDGLRARPLVVGDTIYVYGNSGKLEALTIK from the coding sequence ATGCGTGACGTGATCCGTTGGAAGCATGCAGCATTGCTGGCTCTGGCCCTTCTGGCCGCGGGTTGCAGCAGCAACAGCAAGAAAGAATTGCCACCGGCCGAACTGACCGACTTCAAAGAAGAAGTGGTTCTGCACAAGCAGTGGAGCCGCTCGATCGGTGACGGTCAGGGCGAAACCTACAACATGCTGGTGCCGGCGATCGACGGCGACACCATCTACGCCGCTGATGTCACCGGTGTAGTAATGGCGCTGGACCGCAGCAACGGCGACGTGAAGTGGGACCAGGATCTGGAACTGCCTGTCTCCGGCGCCGTTGGCGTGGGTTACGGTCTGGTATTGATCGGTACGCTGCGTGGCGAAGTCGTCGCCCTGGACACCAGCAATGGTGAAGAGAAGTGGCGTGCCCGCGTCAACAGTGAAGTCCTCGCGCCGCCGGCCAACAACGGCGACGTGGTGGTGGTGCAGACCCAGGATGATCGTCTGATCGGTCTGGATGCTGCCACCGGCAACCAGCGCTGGGTGTATGACAGCACCCCGGCGGTCCTGACCCTGCGTGGCACCAGTGCTCCGCTGGTGACCAACCGTCTGGCGGTAGCTGGCCTGTCGACCGGTAAAGTGGTCGCGCTGGACATCTCCAACGGCGTGCCGGTGTGGGAACAACGCATCGCCATTCCACAAGGTCGTTCGGAACTGGAGCGCGTGGTCGACATCGACGGCGGTCTGCTGCTGTCCGGCGGCACGCTGTACGTGGCCAGCTATCAGGGTCGCGTTGCGGCACTGGACCTGGAAAGCGGTCGTCAACTGTGGCAGCGCGATGCGTCGAGCTACGCCGGTATCGCTCAAGGTTTCGGCAGCGTCTACGTGAGCCTGTCCTCGGGCACCGTTGAAGGCGTCGACGAGCGTTCGACCACTGCACTGTGGAGCAACGACTCGCTGGCTCGCCGTCAACTGTCGGCACCGGAAGTGTTCTCCAGCTACGTAGCTGTGGGTGACCTGGAAGGTTATCTGCATCTGCTGAGTCAGGTCGACGGTCGTTTCGTCGGCCGTGAGCGCATCGACAGCGACGGCCTGCGTGCCCGTCCGCTGGTGGTGGGCGACACGATTTATGTGTATGGCAACAGCGGCAAACTGGAAGCCCTGACCATCAAGTAA
- a CDS encoding tetratricopeptide repeat protein translates to MSSTEDEQLADLKDWWTRNGKPLVTGGLLALVIVFGWQAYHKYQSNQSQGASVLYQQLLETTLTPDGKPDAARVADLAGKLNSEYGGSAYAQYGSLFVAKVAVDSGKLDDAATELKAIVDKPANPALGEIARQRLAQVLGAQDKAEDALKLLDGDADKAFLATREELKGDLLVRLGRTDDANKAYQKAKAALSDEAAVGGLQIKLDDLAKGDA, encoded by the coding sequence GTGTCGAGTACCGAAGACGAACAGTTGGCGGATTTGAAGGACTGGTGGACACGCAACGGCAAACCTCTGGTCACCGGCGGCCTGTTGGCGCTGGTCATCGTGTTCGGCTGGCAGGCCTATCACAAGTACCAGAGCAACCAGTCGCAAGGCGCCTCGGTGCTCTATCAGCAATTGCTGGAAACCACGCTGACGCCTGACGGCAAGCCTGATGCCGCGCGCGTTGCCGATCTGGCCGGCAAGCTCAACAGCGAATACGGCGGTTCGGCCTACGCGCAGTACGGCAGCCTGTTCGTTGCCAAAGTAGCGGTCGACAGCGGCAAGCTGGACGACGCGGCAACCGAACTCAAAGCCATCGTCGACAAACCGGCCAACCCGGCGCTGGGCGAAATCGCCCGTCAGCGTCTGGCGCAGGTGCTCGGCGCGCAGGACAAGGCTGAAGATGCCCTGAAACTGCTCGACGGCGATGCCGACAAAGCGTTCCTGGCCACTCGCGAAGAACTCAAGGGCGACCTGCTGGTGCGCTTGGGCCGTACCGATGACGCGAACAAGGCGTATCAAAAAGCCAAGGCGGCACTGTCGGATGAAGCGGCGGTCGGTGGCCTTCAAATCAAGCTCGACGACCTGGCCAAAGGGGATGCGTGA
- the hisS gene encoding histidine--tRNA ligase, which translates to MSKSLQAIRGMNDILPEQTPLWRYFEGTVARLLDNYGYKQIRMPIVEFTELFKRSIGEVTDIVEKEMYTFEDRNGDSLTLRPEGTAACVRAVLEHGITGGGQVQKLWYIGPMFRHERPQKGRYRQFHQIGLEVFNLDGPDIDAELIIMTWRLWGELGIRDAVKLELNSLGTSESRGHYREALVEYLSAHHDKLDEDSQRRLKTNPLRVLDTKNADTQAVLVDAPKMADYLDDESRAHFEGLKARLDAVGIPYVLNPKLVRGLDYYSKTVFEWVTDKLGAQGTVCAGGRYDGLVEQMGGKPTPGVGFAMGIERLVLMLETLEQIPQEIARQVDVYLCAFGEEAELAGLALAERVRDQLPNLRLQVNAGAGSFKSQFKKADKSGALYALILGDDEMAQQVVGFKPLRGQGEQQSIAWDALAAHLATCVVQG; encoded by the coding sequence GTGAGCAAGTCTCTGCAAGCCATTCGTGGCATGAACGACATCCTGCCCGAACAGACCCCGCTGTGGCGTTATTTCGAAGGCACTGTGGCGCGTCTGCTGGATAACTACGGTTACAAGCAGATCCGCATGCCGATCGTCGAGTTCACCGAGCTGTTCAAACGCTCGATCGGCGAAGTCACCGATATCGTCGAAAAAGAGATGTACACCTTCGAAGACCGCAATGGCGACTCCCTGACCCTGCGTCCGGAAGGCACCGCGGCCTGCGTGCGCGCAGTGCTCGAACACGGCATCACCGGCGGCGGTCAGGTGCAGAAACTCTGGTACATCGGCCCGATGTTCCGCCACGAGCGTCCGCAGAAAGGCCGCTATCGCCAGTTCCACCAGATCGGTCTGGAGGTGTTCAACCTCGACGGTCCGGACATCGACGCCGAGCTGATCATCATGACCTGGCGCCTGTGGGGCGAGCTGGGCATCCGTGATGCGGTCAAGCTCGAACTCAACAGCCTCGGCACCAGCGAATCCCGTGGCCACTATCGTGAAGCGCTGGTCGAGTACCTCTCGGCGCACCACGACAAGCTCGACGAAGACAGCCAGCGTCGCCTCAAGACCAACCCGCTGCGCGTGCTCGACACGAAAAATGCCGACACCCAGGCCGTGCTGGTCGATGCGCCGAAAATGGCCGATTACCTCGACGACGAGTCCCGCGCTCACTTCGAAGGCCTGAAGGCGCGTCTGGATGCCGTTGGCATTCCCTACGTGCTCAACCCGAAACTGGTGCGCGGCCTCGATTACTACAGCAAAACCGTTTTCGAATGGGTCACCGACAAGCTCGGCGCCCAGGGCACCGTGTGCGCTGGCGGCCGTTACGACGGTCTGGTCGAGCAGATGGGCGGCAAGCCAACCCCGGGCGTGGGTTTCGCCATGGGCATCGAACGTCTGGTCCTGATGCTCGAAACCCTCGAGCAGATCCCGCAAGAAATTGCCCGTCAGGTCGACGTCTACCTCTGCGCCTTCGGTGAAGAGGCCGAGCTGGCCGGGCTGGCCCTGGCCGAACGGGTTCGCGATCAACTTCCAAACCTGCGCCTGCAAGTCAATGCCGGCGCTGGCAGTTTCAAAAGCCAGTTCAAGAAGGCCGACAAGAGCGGTGCGCTGTACGCATTGATCCTCGGTGACGACGAAATGGCCCAGCAAGTGGTAGGTTTCAAACCCCTGCGTGGCCAGGGCGAACAACAAAGCATTGCCTGGGATGCGCTCGCCGCTCACCTGGCCACCTGCGTCGTGCAGGGTTGA
- the ispG gene encoding flavodoxin-dependent (E)-4-hydroxy-3-methylbut-2-enyl-diphosphate synthase yields the protein MHGESPIKRRESRKIWVGNVPVGGDAPIAVQSMTNSDTNDVAATVAQINRLEAAGVDIVRVSVPDMDAAEAFGRIKQLVKVPLVADIHFDYKIALRVAELGVDCLRINPGNIGREDRVRAVVDAARDRGIPIRIGVNAGSLEKDLQKKYGEPTPAALVESALRHVEHLERLNFQDFKVSVKASDVFMAVEAYRLLAKEIVQPLHLGITEAGGLRSGTVKSAVGLGMLLAEGIGDTIRISLAADPVEEVKVGYDILKSLHLRSRGINFIACPSCSRQNFDVVKTMNELEGRLEDLLVPLDVAVIGCVVNGPGEAKEAHIGLTGGTPNLIYIDGKPSQKLTNDNLVDELEKLIRQKAAEKVEADAAVIARG from the coding sequence ATGCACGGCGAATCTCCAATCAAACGTCGCGAATCGCGCAAGATCTGGGTCGGCAACGTACCGGTGGGCGGCGACGCGCCGATCGCTGTGCAGAGCATGACCAACAGCGACACCAATGACGTGGCCGCGACCGTGGCGCAGATCAACCGTCTGGAAGCTGCCGGCGTCGACATCGTTCGCGTCTCGGTACCGGACATGGACGCCGCCGAGGCGTTCGGCAGGATCAAGCAGCTGGTCAAAGTGCCGTTGGTGGCCGACATTCACTTCGACTACAAGATCGCCTTGCGCGTGGCTGAGCTGGGCGTCGACTGCCTGCGTATCAACCCGGGCAACATCGGTCGCGAAGACCGCGTGCGTGCGGTGGTCGATGCGGCGCGTGATCGCGGCATTCCGATCCGCATCGGCGTCAACGCCGGCTCCCTGGAAAAAGACCTGCAGAAGAAATACGGCGAGCCGACCCCGGCGGCGCTGGTCGAATCCGCGCTGCGTCACGTCGAGCACCTCGAACGCCTGAATTTCCAGGACTTCAAGGTCAGCGTGAAGGCCTCCGACGTGTTCATGGCCGTCGAAGCCTACCGCTTGCTGGCCAAGGAAATCGTCCAGCCGCTGCACCTGGGTATCACCGAAGCTGGCGGTTTGCGTTCGGGCACGGTGAAATCCGCCGTGGGCCTAGGTATGCTGCTCGCCGAAGGGATTGGCGATACTATCCGCATCTCGCTGGCGGCCGATCCGGTCGAGGAAGTGAAGGTCGGTTACGACATTCTCAAGTCTTTGCATCTGCGTTCCCGTGGCATCAACTTCATCGCCTGCCCGAGCTGCTCGCGGCAGAACTTCGATGTGGTCAAGACCATGAACGAGCTGGAAGGGCGCCTTGAAGACCTGCTGGTGCCGCTGGATGTCGCGGTCATCGGTTGCGTGGTCAACGGCCCCGGCGAAGCCAAGGAAGCCCATATCGGCTTGACCGGCGGCACGCCAAACCTGATTTACATCGACGGCAAGCCGTCGCAGAAGCTGACGAATGACAATCTGGTGGACGAGCTGGAAAAGCTGATCCGCCAGAAAGCGGCCGAAAAGGTCGAAGCTGACGCTGCCGTTATCGCGCGCGGCTGA
- a CDS encoding RodZ domain-containing protein, which yields MKAAHPEVVAANRVNPGETLRQARESNGWSLAEVALKLNLTVTSLSNLEAGAFDKLPGHTFARGYIRAYAKLLGMDQTVLVQQFDQSTGTDSQGSNVHALGRIEEPVRVSHTILRIVSLLLLIAVIGGGFIWWQDQTSQRTRDLTSLAPEHVEVEGADGTTQIHPIDEPEDQAVAENQADNSTSLALPQSETSAESTGAESAAPATEPAAPAVAPSAPAQTPAPVVAAPATPAPNVPATPAPTAPVAQAPSAETAAPVAGEGQVQLQFTGDCWAQVTDGRGKVIFSGLKHKGDSVSVSGKPPLAVRLGVARAAQVSYNGQPVDIAPFTSGETARLKLGQ from the coding sequence ATGAAAGCGGCGCATCCCGAAGTTGTAGCAGCGAATCGCGTTAATCCCGGTGAGACCCTGCGCCAGGCCCGCGAAAGCAATGGCTGGTCGCTGGCCGAAGTGGCCCTCAAGCTCAACCTCACCGTGACGTCCCTGAGCAATCTTGAAGCCGGCGCTTTCGACAAGCTGCCGGGGCATACCTTCGCTCGAGGTTACATTCGCGCCTATGCCAAATTGCTCGGCATGGACCAGACCGTTCTGGTTCAGCAGTTCGACCAGTCCACCGGCACCGACTCCCAGGGCAGCAACGTTCACGCCCTCGGTCGTATCGAGGAGCCGGTGCGGGTCTCCCACACCATTTTGCGTATCGTCAGCCTGTTGCTGCTGATCGCAGTCATCGGCGGCGGTTTCATCTGGTGGCAGGATCAGACTTCGCAACGCACCCGCGATCTGACCAGCCTCGCGCCGGAGCACGTCGAAGTCGAAGGCGCCGACGGCACCACGCAGATCCACCCGATCGACGAGCCGGAAGATCAGGCTGTCGCTGAAAATCAGGCCGACAATTCGACTTCGCTGGCCTTGCCGCAGTCGGAAACCAGTGCTGAATCGACCGGCGCCGAATCTGCTGCGCCAGCGACCGAGCCAGCTGCCCCGGCAGTTGCGCCAAGCGCACCGGCACAGACGCCCGCGCCAGTGGTGGCGGCTCCGGCCACTCCAGCACCGAATGTCCCAGCGACACCTGCACCGACCGCGCCGGTTGCTCAAGCGCCAAGCGCTGAAACAGCTGCTCCGGTTGCCGGTGAAGGCCAGGTGCAGCTGCAGTTCACTGGCGATTGCTGGGCACAGGTGACCGATGGCCGTGGCAAAGTGATTTTCAGTGGTCTGAAGCATAAAGGCGACAGCGTGAGTGTTTCCGGCAAGCCGCCGCTCGCCGTACGTCTGGGCGTTGCCCGCGCGGCACAGGTCAGCTACAACGGCCAACCGGTCGATATCGCTCCGTTCACCAGTGGCGAGACTGCTCGCCTGAAGTTGGGTCAATAA